Proteins from a single region of Congzhengia minquanensis:
- a CDS encoding AraC family transcriptional regulator, whose amino-acid sequence MPFLFSKCADAISHASDTRTFGVYYSEEQNPDLNIHVHDCCEVLLCLSGGKSFLIDGKAYDVNDGDLFILNQFEPHKITADPNLIFARFVLQIHPEYFIANSTEETDLSRCFYTRGDGISNKIALNDSEIAEIEQLFILFRSDSGFGDDILKNAAVNTILVLVNQYFMKRAETKKAVYIDDEMIMNTIFYINAHFSEELTLERLAKKSYVSVNQLCKLFKKRFGTTVAKYIMSKRISEAKKLLSQGKSVSDTALACGFSDYANFIRVFKKFVGVSPGKYNFSHKKFNSEKNRIAKS is encoded by the coding sequence ATGCCGTTTTTGTTTAGCAAATGCGCGGACGCAATTTCCCACGCGTCAGACACCCGCACTTTCGGCGTCTACTATTCTGAGGAGCAAAATCCCGATCTAAACATCCATGTGCACGACTGCTGTGAAGTGCTTTTGTGCCTTTCCGGCGGAAAAAGCTTTTTGATTGACGGCAAGGCATATGACGTAAACGACGGCGACCTTTTTATTTTAAACCAGTTCGAACCCCACAAAATTACCGCAGACCCAAACCTGATTTTTGCCCGTTTTGTTTTACAAATCCACCCGGAATATTTCATTGCCAACTCCACCGAAGAAACCGATTTATCTCGGTGTTTTTATACCCGCGGCGATGGCATTTCCAACAAAATTGCCTTAAACGACAGCGAAATTGCTGAAATTGAACAGCTTTTTATTTTGTTTCGCAGCGACAGCGGCTTTGGGGACGACATCTTGAAAAACGCCGCGGTGAATACCATTTTGGTGCTGGTAAACCAATATTTTATGAAGCGCGCAGAAACGAAAAAAGCAGTTTATATCGACGACGAAATGATTATGAACACAATTTTCTACATCAATGCCCATTTTTCTGAAGAACTGACGCTGGAACGGCTGGCAAAAAAGTCTTATGTTTCGGTGAACCAACTTTGCAAGCTGTTTAAAAAGCGTTTTGGCACCACCGTTGCCAAATACATTATGTCGAAGCGTATTTCCGAGGCGAAAAAACTTTTGTCCCAGGGAAAAAGCGTTTCCGACACCGCTTTAGCCTGCGGCTTTTCCGACTATGCCAACTTTATCAGGGTGTTTAAAAAATTCGTCGGCGTGTCTCCGGGAAAGTATAACTTTTCCCACAAAAAATTTAACAGCGAAAAAAATCGTATTGCGAAATCATAA
- a CDS encoding NAD(P)-dependent malic enzyme, translated as MDVKKQALDKHFEWKGKIEVVSRTEVKNSQQLSTAYTPGVAEPCLAIQADVSKSYELTRRWNLVAVITDGSAVLGLGDIGPEAGMPVMEGKCVLFKEFADVDAFPLCIKTQDVDEIVETIYNISGSFGGINLEDIAAPRCFEIEQKLKERCDIPVFHDDQHGTAIVVAAALINALKVVGKKMDEIKLVINGAGSAGTAIANHLLRLGVKHLVMCDRFGILCEGMDGLNDAHKEMSKRTNREKQMGTLADALCGADVFIGVSAPNIVTEEMIQKMADKPIVFPMANPVPEIMPDKALAAGAAVVGTGRSDFPNQINNVLAFPGIFRGALDVRASDINEEMKMASSYAIAGLVSDGELCAEYILPKAFDPRVGKTVAEAVAKAARLSGAARI; from the coding sequence ATGGATGTAAAAAAACAAGCACTGGATAAGCACTTTGAATGGAAAGGCAAAATTGAAGTAGTTTCAAGGACAGAGGTGAAAAATAGTCAGCAGTTATCCACGGCCTATACGCCCGGGGTGGCGGAACCGTGCCTGGCGATTCAAGCGGATGTAAGCAAGTCGTATGAACTGACCCGCCGCTGGAATTTGGTTGCGGTGATAACCGACGGTTCAGCGGTTTTAGGCCTGGGCGACATTGGACCGGAGGCAGGCATGCCCGTTATGGAGGGAAAATGTGTGCTGTTTAAAGAGTTTGCTGACGTAGACGCATTTCCCCTTTGTATTAAAACACAGGACGTAGATGAAATTGTAGAAACCATTTATAACATTTCCGGCAGTTTCGGCGGTATTAATTTAGAAGACATTGCGGCGCCCAGGTGCTTTGAAATTGAACAGAAGCTCAAGGAACGGTGTGACATTCCAGTATTTCACGATGACCAGCACGGCACGGCCATTGTGGTGGCCGCGGCACTGATAAACGCATTAAAAGTGGTTGGAAAAAAGATGGACGAAATTAAGCTGGTAATTAACGGCGCCGGTTCTGCGGGAACTGCCATTGCAAACCATCTGCTTCGGCTGGGCGTGAAACATCTTGTAATGTGCGACCGGTTTGGCATTTTGTGCGAGGGAATGGATGGGTTAAACGACGCGCACAAAGAAATGAGCAAAAGAACCAACCGTGAAAAGCAAATGGGTACGCTGGCCGACGCGCTTTGCGGAGCTGATGTGTTTATCGGTGTTTCCGCACCTAACATTGTAACCGAAGAAATGATTCAAAAAATGGCGGACAAGCCCATTGTGTTCCCTATGGCAAACCCCGTGCCGGAAATTATGCCAGACAAGGCACTGGCCGCTGGCGCAGCCGTGGTGGGAACAGGCCGGTCTGACTTTCCTAACCAGATTAACAATGTGCTGGCCTTTCCCGGAATTTTCAGGGGAGCGTTAGATGTCCGCGCGTCAGATATTAATGAAGAAATGAAAATGGCGTCTTCCTATGCCATTGCCGGCTTAGTGTCAGACGGGGAGCTCTGCGCAGAATATATTTTGCCGAAGGCGTTTGATCCCCGTGTGGGGAAAACTGTGGCAGAAGCTGTGGCAAAAGCCGCAAGGTTAAGCGGCGCGGCAAGAATTTAG
- the putP gene encoding sodium/proline symporter PutP, with protein sequence MTSDRIQILIAMCCYMAVIVLIGVYYAKKANENSENYFLGGRGLSPWVAAMSAEASDMSGWLLMGLPGVAYWCGLADAVWTAIGLAVGTYLNWLIISKRLRRYSVKVGAITLPEFFSNRFKEKKGIIMAISALFILIFFTVYAASCLVTCGKLFSTLFQTSYIWMMILGAVFVLFYTFLGGFLAESVSDFLQGIIMIIALVAVLAVGTASAGGFNAVLENSKNIPGFLEFFGTATPALNESGVQAVQAGAPVFGPRATYSALTIASALAWGLGYFGMPQVLLRFMAIRKENELKMSRRIAIIWCVISLIAAVVIGLIGRTLYPTDLLTKSSAENVFILMSTNLLPPLLAGFAMAGILAATMSSSDSYLLIASSALARNIYSGLFKKNATDKQVMNVSRITLVIITLIAIVIALDENSVIFSIVSFAWAGFGATFGPLVVFSLFWKRINSAGAVAGMVGGGAMVFLWKLVIAPMAGGIFAIYELLPAFIFSSLCIVVVSLLTKAPSDEVVKDFEEVRLNK encoded by the coding sequence ATGACATCAGACAGAATTCAAATTTTGATTGCCATGTGCTGTTACATGGCGGTCATTGTCTTGATTGGTGTTTATTATGCCAAGAAAGCAAACGAAAATTCTGAAAACTACTTTTTAGGCGGCAGGGGCTTAAGCCCGTGGGTTGCAGCCATGAGCGCGGAGGCTTCCGACATGAGCGGCTGGCTTTTGATGGGGCTTCCCGGCGTTGCATATTGGTGTGGCCTGGCTGACGCTGTTTGGACGGCAATCGGCCTTGCTGTTGGTACATATTTAAACTGGCTCATCATTTCAAAAAGGCTCAGGCGTTACAGCGTTAAAGTTGGGGCGATTACGCTTCCTGAGTTTTTCTCCAACAGGTTTAAAGAAAAGAAGGGCATTATCATGGCGATTTCTGCCCTGTTTATCTTAATCTTTTTCACGGTTTATGCGGCAAGCTGTCTGGTTACCTGCGGCAAGCTGTTTTCCACGCTGTTTCAAACATCTTACATTTGGATGATGATTTTAGGCGCGGTATTTGTTTTGTTCTACACATTCCTGGGGGGATTTTTAGCTGAGAGCGTGTCGGACTTTTTGCAGGGCATAATCATGATTATTGCCTTAGTGGCAGTTTTAGCTGTCGGCACGGCAAGCGCCGGCGGTTTTAACGCGGTTTTGGAAAACTCAAAGAATATTCCGGGATTTTTAGAATTTTTTGGCACGGCAACCCCTGCTTTAAATGAAAGCGGTGTTCAGGCTGTGCAGGCAGGCGCACCTGTGTTTGGCCCAAGGGCAACCTACAGCGCGCTGACAATTGCATCGGCTTTAGCGTGGGGGCTGGGATATTTCGGCATGCCTCAAGTACTGCTGCGCTTTATGGCAATCCGCAAGGAAAACGAGCTGAAAATGTCCAGAAGAATTGCAATCATCTGGTGCGTTATTTCCCTGATTGCCGCTGTTGTAATCGGTTTAATCGGGCGTACGCTGTATCCTACGGATTTGCTTACAAAGAGCTCGGCTGAAAATGTGTTTATTTTAATGTCAACCAATTTGCTGCCGCCGCTTTTAGCAGGTTTTGCCATGGCGGGAATTCTGGCGGCAACCATGAGCTCGTCCGACTCCTATTTGTTAATTGCATCGTCGGCTCTGGCGCGAAATATTTACAGCGGTTTGTTTAAAAAGAACGCAACCGACAAACAGGTTATGAATGTTTCAAGAATTACGTTGGTTATTATCACGTTGATTGCAATTGTCATTGCCTTAGACGAAAACAGTGTTATTTTCAGCATTGTGTCCTTTGCATGGGCGGGCTTTGGTGCGACATTTGGCCCGCTGGTGGTGTTCTCGCTCTTCTGGAAACGCATTAACAGCGCTGGCGCTGTGGCGGGCATGGTCGGCGGCGGAGCCATGGTGTTTTTGTGGAAGTTAGTGATTGCGCCGATGGCCGGCGGTATTTTCGCCATTTATGAACTGCTTCCGGCGTTTATTTTCTCAAGCCTTTGCATTGTTGTTGTGTCGCTTTTAACCAAGGCGCCGTCAGACGAGGTTGTGAAAGATTTTGAAGAGGTTCGGCTAAATAAGTAA
- the ligA gene encoding NAD-dependent DNA ligase LigA yields MENAEKRMKELTELLTYHSHKYYVEDSPEISDYEYDMLLRELKDLEGKYPHLKDPASPTVRVIGSVIEGFESVTHEVPMLSLNDAFSKEEILEFDKRVREAVPGKIEYVTEYKIDGLSVSLEYENGLFVRGSTRGDGLVGEDVTENLKTVNSIPLRLKEAVPYLEVRGEVFMPKATFDKLNDEKQAKGEPLFANPRNAAAGSLRQLDSSIARERGLDIFVFNIQREEGLNIATHHEGLLKLKQLGFKTVYQNNVSNSIEGAFAQVEKIGALRDDLPFEIDGAVIKVNDLRTRELLGATSKCPRWAVAFKFPAETKKTKLLDIVVQVGRTGKITPNAVLEPVRVAGSVVSRTTLHNLDFIRERDILIGDNVYVRKAGDIIPEIVGVEKKDRTGNEIPFEMPAVCPECGAPVVRVEGEAAHKCTGDSCPAQLLRRLMHFASRDAMDIEGLGPAILEKLLDVGHIKSAADLYELSKEDIAALEKMGDKSAENLISAIEKSKQNDLYRLLFALGIQLNGLKSSKTIAAHFRTMENIMEASEEELTAIPDIGEKTAANICDFFSRPENKELILRLKALGVNQTSFAPEPKTDSACAGKKFVITGKFEGFSRGDIVQIIEDNGGTAAGSVSKKTDYVIAGEDAGSKLAKAQELNIPVLTIEELLSMTK; encoded by the coding sequence ATGGAAAACGCCGAGAAACGAATGAAAGAGCTTACGGAGCTTTTAACATACCATTCCCACAAATATTATGTGGAGGACAGTCCTGAAATTTCTGATTATGAATATGACATGCTGCTGCGGGAACTGAAGGACCTGGAGGGAAAATATCCCCACTTAAAAGACCCCGCCTCCCCCACTGTCCGGGTTATCGGCAGCGTAATCGAGGGCTTTGAAAGCGTCACTCACGAGGTGCCCATGCTCAGTTTGAACGATGCGTTTTCAAAAGAAGAAATTTTAGAGTTTGACAAACGTGTACGGGAGGCTGTTCCGGGAAAAATTGAATATGTGACGGAATATAAAATTGATGGTCTGTCCGTTTCTTTAGAGTATGAAAACGGCTTGTTCGTCCGCGGTTCCACCCGGGGCGACGGCCTTGTGGGAGAAGATGTAACGGAGAACTTAAAAACCGTAAACTCCATTCCGCTGCGGTTAAAAGAAGCTGTGCCATATTTAGAGGTGCGGGGCGAGGTGTTTATGCCCAAAGCCACCTTTGACAAATTGAACGACGAAAAACAGGCAAAGGGCGAACCATTGTTTGCAAATCCCCGAAACGCCGCGGCTGGGTCTTTAAGACAGTTAGACTCCTCCATTGCAAGAGAGCGCGGATTGGACATTTTTGTGTTTAACATTCAGCGCGAGGAGGGGTTAAACATCGCCACTCATCACGAGGGACTATTAAAACTCAAACAGCTGGGGTTTAAAACCGTTTATCAAAACAACGTGTCGAATTCGATTGAAGGTGCGTTTGCCCAGGTGGAAAAAATCGGCGCCCTGCGGGACGACCTGCCCTTTGAGATTGACGGTGCGGTAATTAAAGTAAACGACCTTCGCACCCGGGAGCTTTTAGGCGCCACGTCGAAATGCCCCCGCTGGGCGGTTGCGTTTAAGTTCCCCGCAGAGACGAAAAAAACAAAACTGCTGGACATTGTCGTACAGGTGGGCCGAACGGGAAAAATCACGCCCAACGCAGTTCTTGAGCCTGTTCGGGTAGCAGGCAGCGTAGTGAGCCGCACTACCCTTCATAATTTGGACTTTATCCGCGAGCGGGACATTTTAATTGGTGATAACGTCTATGTGCGCAAGGCCGGAGACATTATTCCGGAAATTGTCGGCGTTGAAAAAAAAGACCGTACAGGGAACGAGATTCCCTTTGAAATGCCAGCTGTCTGTCCGGAATGCGGCGCGCCGGTTGTGCGCGTTGAGGGTGAAGCCGCCCACAAATGCACCGGAGACAGCTGTCCCGCACAGCTGCTCAGGCGGCTGATGCACTTTGCCTCCCGGGACGCTATGGACATCGAGGGTTTAGGCCCTGCCATACTGGAAAAACTTTTAGACGTTGGCCACATCAAATCGGCAGCCGACCTTTATGAGCTCTCTAAAGAGGATATCGCCGCCCTGGAAAAAATGGGTGACAAAAGCGCGGAAAACTTGATTTCCGCCATTGAAAAAAGCAAGCAAAATGACCTTTACCGGCTATTGTTTGCGCTGGGCATTCAGTTAAACGGCTTGAAGTCCTCCAAAACCATTGCAGCGCACTTCCGGACTATGGAAAATATTATGGAAGCAAGCGAGGAGGAACTGACCGCTATTCCTGACATTGGCGAAAAAACCGCTGCAAATATTTGCGACTTTTTCAGCCGTCCGGAGAACAAGGAGCTGATTTTGCGGCTGAAAGCCCTGGGGGTAAACCAGACTTCCTTTGCGCCTGAGCCGAAAACAGACAGCGCATGCGCAGGCAAAAAGTTTGTTATTACCGGAAAGTTTGAAGGCTTTAGCCGGGGCGACATTGTTCAAATAATTGAGGATAACGGCGGAACCGCCGCAGGAAGCGTATCGAAAAAGACAGACTATGTCATCGCCGGGGAGGATGCGGGCAGTAAGCTTGCCAAGGCGCAAGAACTGAACATTCCTGTTCTAACGATAGAGGAATTGCTCAGCATGACGAAATGA
- a CDS encoding DUF6056 family protein: protein MNQRKKAVLKILGICGFGFILALMFFLHANIRLSRDDFFYYPFLKHGMTEFFNRLKLHYQNTNGRLLVHSVCAAFLNYNLWTFRLFNIASILLFSWLLANLFEQDVNRRAGMFLTALSGFWLMGGFTAAEAVTWVSGSFNYILPALLLISYLYFLTNATNAKGYLLTFVLCLLSSVTTEITSALTLLLSIVLLFSSHKKNSLIPPFFLANMLAALAGFLFLVCSPGMHTRTAAVSSLAQAMKQMLIHFTTFSQMCWEPGGIGGMLIFSAISCGICAYKTLKRKLLSGTMFFIAAMAVLTNLGVVYSARCYIVFDLCYFAALIWFGVLLCRQGETKVLLAAICFAAAFAIMCASGIVGFRMLFLPAMCLLVIGLCALSLAQLSLGAISVGCAIMVVVSGVQVLCLAKINQKNAAVWDENQKTIERYDGGSLALQSVPDEFYFQGGVPVDNNFGHDYLAEFGIDDEVQSYAVEKQYYTAVDGQNAVVTDKVIRRYDDYYISFERLAEYLNEPHAWRYETSEIRHRGELYRFHYGARSVLTSYVGGRSQKLSDPVRIVDSDLKISVSDANRLFHLNLTIK, encoded by the coding sequence ATGAACCAGCGGAAAAAAGCGGTTTTAAAAATACTTGGGATATGCGGTTTCGGTTTTATTTTGGCGCTAATGTTCTTTTTGCATGCAAATATCCGGCTTTCGCGGGACGATTTTTTTTATTATCCCTTTTTAAAACACGGAATGACAGAATTTTTTAACAGGCTAAAGCTCCACTATCAAAACACCAATGGACGGCTGCTGGTACACAGTGTTTGCGCCGCGTTTTTAAATTATAACCTGTGGACGTTCCGCCTGTTTAACATTGCGTCAATTCTTTTGTTTTCATGGCTGTTGGCAAACTTATTTGAACAGGACGTAAACCGACGCGCCGGCATGTTTTTAACGGCGCTTTCCGGTTTTTGGCTGATGGGCGGTTTTACTGCGGCGGAGGCTGTAACCTGGGTATCAGGTTCTTTTAATTACATATTACCGGCGCTGCTGCTCATATCTTATCTATATTTTCTAACAAATGCAACAAATGCTAAGGGCTATTTACTTACGTTTGTGCTTTGCCTGCTTTCTTCTGTTACAACCGAGATTACAAGCGCGCTCACGCTGTTGCTGTCTATAGTTCTTTTATTCAGCAGTCACAAAAAAAACAGCCTAATTCCCCCATTTTTTCTGGCCAACATGTTAGCAGCCCTCGCTGGGTTTTTATTTTTGGTTTGTTCGCCTGGAATGCATACCAGGACGGCTGCTGTTTCCTCGCTGGCCCAAGCAATGAAGCAGATGCTCATTCACTTCACCACGTTTTCCCAAATGTGCTGGGAGCCCGGGGGAATTGGCGGTATGCTTATTTTTTCCGCAATCTCTTGTGGAATATGCGCCTACAAAACTTTAAAACGGAAACTTCTATCCGGAACCATGTTTTTTATAGCTGCAATGGCGGTTTTAACAAATTTGGGCGTTGTGTATTCTGCGCGGTGCTACATTGTTTTCGACCTTTGCTATTTTGCGGCACTAATTTGGTTCGGCGTGTTGTTATGTCGTCAGGGAGAAACAAAGGTACTCCTTGCCGCCATATGTTTTGCGGCCGCATTTGCAATTATGTGCGCATCTGGGATTGTGGGCTTTCGCATGCTGTTTCTGCCTGCCATGTGCCTGCTCGTCATTGGCCTTTGCGCCCTGAGCCTGGCACAGCTCAGCCTGGGCGCAATATCTGTGGGGTGTGCCATTATGGTTGTAGTTTCGGGCGTGCAGGTTTTATGTCTGGCTAAAATTAACCAGAAGAATGCGGCTGTGTGGGACGAAAACCAGAAAACTATTGAACGTTACGATGGCGGCTCCCTTGCGCTTCAATCGGTTCCTGACGAATTTTATTTTCAGGGCGGCGTACCGGTAGACAACAATTTTGGCCACGATTATCTTGCGGAGTTTGGCATTGATGACGAGGTGCAGTCATATGCCGTTGAGAAGCAGTATTATACGGCGGTTGACGGGCAGAATGCGGTGGTGACAGATAAGGTAATTCGGCGGTATGATGATTATTACATTTCTTTTGAACGGCTGGCGGAATATTTAAACGAGCCCCACGCATGGCGCTATGAAACTTCTGAAATCCGGCACCGCGGTGAGCTTTACCGTTTTCACTACGGCGCACGTTCTGTTTTGACGTCTTATGTTGGCGGACGGTCGCAAAAATTGTCCGACCCTGTAAGAATTGTGGACAGTGATTTGAAAATTTCTGTATCAGATGCAAACAGGCTTTTTCACTTAAATCTCACCATAAAATAA
- a CDS encoding glycosyltransferase family 2 protein, with the protein MDKLSVIVPCYNEEKSVMLFYIELCKVICRMNHTEFEILFVDDGSSDKTREIIERIATQDARVFFLSFSRNFGKEAAIYAGLKHVSGSYVVVMDVDLQDPPSLLPEMYQILQTGQYDCVATKRSTRTNEPPVRSMFAHGFYKLFHKCTGLKVADGARDFRMMTRNMADCIAEMPEHGRFSKGIFAWVGFETKWLEFENKKRVAGETKWSFMKLLGYAFEGLTAFSFAPLHLSTLFAVLFFAAFVIFTLFCMFSPTTRPFSALTGLILAVASLQFFVIGILGQYLSKIALENKRRPHYIIKKTNLNNQKQIMPESRCGFR; encoded by the coding sequence ATGGATAAACTGTCGGTGATTGTTCCCTGTTACAACGAGGAAAAAAGCGTTATGTTGTTTTATATTGAGTTGTGCAAAGTGATTTGCCGCATGAATCATACGGAGTTTGAAATATTGTTTGTTGACGACGGTTCGTCGGACAAAACCCGGGAAATTATTGAACGCATTGCGACACAGGACGCCCGCGTGTTTTTTTTGTCCTTTTCCAGAAATTTTGGAAAGGAGGCAGCAATTTATGCCGGGCTCAAACATGTCAGCGGCAGCTACGTCGTGGTTATGGATGTGGATTTGCAGGACCCGCCTTCACTTTTGCCGGAAATGTATCAAATTCTTCAAACCGGGCAGTATGACTGTGTTGCAACAAAACGAAGCACCAGAACAAACGAGCCTCCTGTAAGAAGCATGTTTGCCCACGGGTTTTACAAACTGTTTCACAAATGCACCGGCCTAAAGGTTGCCGACGGCGCGCGCGATTTTAGAATGATGACGCGGAACATGGCAGACTGCATTGCCGAAATGCCCGAACACGGCAGATTTTCCAAGGGAATTTTTGCGTGGGTGGGCTTTGAAACAAAATGGCTTGAATTTGAAAACAAAAAACGCGTTGCAGGCGAAACAAAATGGTCGTTTATGAAGCTGCTGGGCTATGCGTTTGAAGGACTAACGGCGTTTTCGTTTGCCCCGCTGCACTTGTCCACGCTTTTTGCGGTTTTGTTTTTTGCCGCTTTTGTAATTTTTACGCTCTTTTGCATGTTTAGCCCCACAACGCGGCCTTTTTCCGCCTTGACTGGGCTGATTTTGGCGGTTGCCAGCCTACAGTTTTTCGTAATTGGAATTTTGGGGCAATATCTGTCGAAAATAGCGCTTGAAAATAAGCGGAGGCCGCACTATATTATCAAAAAGACCAATTTGAACAACCAAAAACAAATCATGCCGGAAAGCAGGTGCGGCTTCAGATGA
- a CDS encoding tyrosine-type recombinase/integrase, with amino-acid sequence MARRGENIYKRKDGRYEGRYIKFYNSAGKAVYGYLYSKSYTDLKERLKSCKTEKWGASKGMNIPLGEWMNTWLSSLGTTRKPTTQRVYKSHIENHINPALGAIPLKKLNAEQIQNFVNDLNLSAATVKTIFATLKSALISAGGVAPQVWSGVKMPKSEKFITRVLSVEEQKRLENALSGDSDIGIFLCLYTGLRIGELCALRWEDIHLERAVLTVNGTQARTEKGVEIISPKSKSAKREIPLPPFLLEKIKRLPRTGEFVISRFGRPFDIRTYRRHFKHILNKAGLPDIKFHALRHTFATRALEVGMDYKTLSEILGHSTVSITLDLYAHSLNEHKKKQMNKLGGIFQL; translated from the coding sequence ATGGCCCGAAGAGGTGAAAATATTTATAAACGAAAAGACGGCCGCTATGAAGGACGATATATAAAATTTTATAATTCTGCCGGCAAGGCTGTTTACGGATATCTCTATTCAAAAAGCTATACGGACTTAAAAGAACGGCTAAAATCATGCAAAACGGAAAAGTGGGGTGCTTCAAAGGGTATGAATATCCCGCTGGGCGAGTGGATGAACACCTGGCTAAGCTCCTTAGGAACAACGCGAAAGCCCACAACGCAGCGCGTTTATAAAAGCCACATTGAGAACCACATTAACCCTGCGCTTGGAGCCATTCCGCTAAAAAAATTAAATGCGGAACAGATACAAAATTTTGTAAACGACTTAAATTTGTCCGCGGCTACGGTGAAAACAATTTTTGCAACGTTAAAATCGGCGTTAATTTCAGCTGGAGGCGTTGCGCCGCAGGTGTGGAGCGGTGTGAAAATGCCTAAAAGCGAGAAGTTCATTACGCGTGTTTTGTCTGTTGAGGAACAAAAACGCTTGGAAAATGCGCTTTCAGGCGACAGTGACATCGGAATATTCCTTTGCCTTTACACAGGTCTGCGCATTGGTGAGCTATGCGCCTTAAGATGGGAGGACATTCACTTAGAACGCGCGGTTCTAACAGTGAACGGCACCCAGGCCCGAACAGAAAAGGGTGTTGAAATCATTTCTCCCAAAAGCAAAAGCGCAAAAAGAGAAATTCCGCTGCCGCCGTTTCTGTTAGAAAAAATTAAGCGTTTGCCCCGCACGGGCGAATTTGTAATATCGCGCTTTGGCAGGCCTTTTGATATCCGCACATACCGGCGACATTTCAAGCATATTTTAAATAAGGCAGGCTTGCCGGATATTAAGTTTCATGCACTGAGGCACACCTTTGCAACCAGGGCGTTGGAGGTTGGAATGGACTATAAGACCCTTTCGGAAATATTGGGTCATTCCACCGTTTCCATCACCCTTGATTTATATGCCCATTCGTTAAATGAGCATAAAAAAAAGCAGATGAATAAACTTGGTGGAATTTTTCAATTATAG
- a CDS encoding sensor histidine kinase, whose product MNKTIFKILILFIASAVVISLILLSINFLAFAITASDTSNLNQKSPVTVLGEVAKHLNKTDSGFAFGEEYSLSENLWVILIDEAGNVIWQEHKPADIPEHYTINDVASMTKWFLNDYPVYVRTLDDGLLVLGYPKNTVGKYQMEYSMEWFSSLPTRLIAVLLFNAVLATVLALCFGLILYRRLKELVTGIRTLKQEEPTNLKEKGIFKELAKSVNETSVTIGRKNALLKQQDDARANWIAGISHDVRTPLSIIMGYSEELSGSLKDENKQKKAEIIMSQSLKIKTLVEDLNLISSLEYDMQPAKKKQIKICSLLREAVSEILNEAMDEKVNIELDLTFEKAAVVGDERLLKRAVFNLIHNAVCHNKSPCTIQIIQKKEESMCVISIRDNGAGVDPKVLEQIGTIPKSAHGLGLPMAYKIVQVHGGVFNAYNDGGFCVEMKLPLAQ is encoded by the coding sequence ATGAATAAAACTATATTTAAAATTTTAATTTTGTTTATCGCAAGCGCTGTTGTGATTTCGTTAATTCTTCTGTCCATCAACTTTCTTGCCTTTGCTATAACGGCCAGCGACACAAGCAATTTAAACCAAAAGTCGCCTGTCACGGTTTTAGGTGAGGTGGCGAAGCACTTAAACAAGACAGACAGCGGGTTCGCGTTCGGTGAAGAATATTCCCTTTCTGAAAACCTCTGGGTCATTTTAATTGATGAAGCGGGCAATGTGATCTGGCAGGAGCATAAGCCTGCGGACATTCCGGAGCATTACACCATTAACGACGTTGCTTCCATGACCAAATGGTTTTTAAACGACTATCCCGTTTATGTGCGCACCTTAGACGATGGCCTTTTGGTGTTGGGATATCCCAAAAACACGGTGGGGAAATATCAAATGGAGTATTCCATGGAGTGGTTCAGCTCGCTTCCCACGCGGCTGATAGCGGTGCTGCTGTTCAATGCGGTTTTGGCAACGGTTCTGGCCCTGTGCTTTGGCCTTATTCTTTACCGCAGACTGAAAGAGCTGGTGACAGGTATTCGGACATTGAAACAGGAAGAACCGACAAATTTAAAGGAAAAGGGTATTTTTAAAGAGCTGGCCAAAAGCGTAAACGAAACGTCTGTGACAATCGGCCGTAAAAATGCGCTGTTAAAGCAGCAAGACGATGCCCGGGCCAACTGGATTGCGGGCATTTCTCACGACGTTCGAACGCCGTTATCCATTATCATGGGCTATTCTGAGGAGCTTTCCGGCTCATTAAAAGATGAGAATAAGCAGAAAAAAGCGGAAATTATTATGTCCCAAAGCCTAAAAATTAAAACGCTTGTGGAGGATTTAAACTTAATTTCCTCTTTGGAATATGACATGCAGCCGGCAAAAAAAAAGCAGATTAAAATTTGCAGTTTGCTGCGGGAAGCCGTTTCCGAAATTTTAAACGAAGCGATGGATGAAAAGGTTAACATTGAACTGGATTTAACCTTTGAAAAGGCCGCTGTCGTTGGAGACGAACGGCTGTTAAAGCGCGCGGTGTTTAACTTGATTCACAACGCCGTTTGTCACAATAAAAGCCCCTGCACCATTCAAATTATCCAGAAAAAAGAGGAAAGCATGTGTGTAATATCCATCCGGGACAACGGCGCAGGCGTTGACCCAAAGGTTTTAGAGCAGATCGGCACAATCCCTAAATCTGCCCACGGGTTAGGACTTCCCATGGCATATAAAATTGTTCAGGTTCACGGCGGCGTTTTTAACGCCTATAACGACGGCGGTTTTTGTGTGGAAATGAAGCTGCCGCTGGCACAATAA